The nucleotide sequence atgatacCGCTAAGACCaataagaagaaggaaaaggttGCAGACACCCGAATTcctattgatattgatcttgCACTGTCACCTTGGGCAAATGCGCGTAATTACTTTGATCAAAAACGTTCAGCAGCATCGAAAGAGGACAAAACACTGCAATCATCTTCCAAGGCGTTGAAGAGTACCGAAGCGAAAATAGCTCAAGATCTGAAGAAGGGTTTGAAGCAAGAGAAGGCCATCTTACGACCTGTACGAAAACAGATGTGGTTCGAGAAATTCATTTGGTTTATATCTAGCGATGGATATCTAGTACTTGCAGGAAAGGATGCACAGCAAAGTGAAATTCTTTACAAGAGGTATCTTAAGAAGGGAGATGTATATTTGCATGCAGATATACGAGGTGCAGCATCCGTCATTGTTAGAAACAATCCAAAAACGCCAGATGCCCCGATTCCTCCACAAACTCTAAGCCAGGCAGGAACCTTGGTAGTTGTTACATCAAGTGCTTGGGATTCTAAGGCTGGTATGTCTGCTTGGTGGGTGACTGCGGATCAAGTATCAAAATCTGCGCCTACTGGCGAATTTCTTCCCGCTGGTAGCTTCAATACTCATGGGAAAAAGAACTTTTTGCCTCCTGCTCAGTTACTCCTTGGTTTTGGtgttcttttccaaatcagCGATGAAAGCAAAGCTAGACATAACAAACATAGACTTCAAGACGACTCGCCATCGAGTGGCACAACCGCAGATGCCCCTTCTGCAGGTGATTCTCTTCTTGACGATATAGGTTCTGGGGACGAATTGAATCAatctgatgaagatgagccAGCTCCTGCCAAGGAAGCTGAGGCTGATCATCAAGATGTGGATGATTCGGACGATGAAGATGCCGACTCGAAGCCTAACCCTCTACAGAGTGAAGTAGAACAACCTGATGAAGTCGCCACACAAGAGAAACTTGAAACCCTTCAAACTGACGATAAGAAGCCCCAGCCATCGAAATCTGAATCACAGGTGGATGAATCAGACGAAGATTCAGCCGAGGAGTCACAATCAAAGTCTATCTCCACTGGTAAAAAAGCAACACCAGTTCAAAACCCACCCAAGAAGGGACCTGCACCAGCTAAGCGAGGCAAAAAAGGAAAGGCCAAGAAAATCGCACAGAAATATAAAGaccaagatgaagaagatcgtATCGCTGCTCAAGAAATCATTGGAGCTGCAGCTGGCCAAGAAAaggcagaagcagaagccaAAGCAAAAGCAGCTCGAGAAGCCGAACTAGCATTCCAAAAGGAACGTCGACGAGCTCAACATCAACGTACGCAGAAGGAAACAGCCGAGCATGAAGAGATGCGCAAATTGATGCTTGAAGATGGTATCGATACTCATGAAGATAACGAGATTGAAACCATGACATCGTTAGATTCTTTCGTCGGCCTTCCTTTACCCGGCGATGAAATCCTCGAAGCGATACCTGTTTGTGCACCATGGGCTGCAATGggtaaatacaaatacaaagcGAAGATTCAACCGGGCGCGCAGAAAAAAGGTAAGGCGGTTAGGGAAATCCTCGGTAAGTGGATGGCGGCAAGTACGGCCAAGGGAGTCCTGGATGAGTCTAGTATGGATGTCGAACGCATCTGGCCGAGAGAAATGGATCTCATCAAGGGCTGGAAACCGGAGGAAACAACCAATGTCGTGCCCGTGGGCAAGGTGAGGGTTATGATGGGAGGAGGCTCGGCCGCTGCAAAGGCAAAGGGGGATAAGGGGAAGAGTAGTGGGGGGAGAGGTGGGAGGGGAAGTAAGAAAAAGTAGAGGGGAGTGTGGAGTGCGGAGTTGGGTAGAGTGTTCCTGGTGGGATTGTCAATAGTAGTCAAAAAGTGATGGATAGATAAGTTACAtgtagcatagcatagcatagtACAGCATAGCGaaaatacctacctacctaccagCCTACCCGTCTGTAGAAAATACCACAAATGTTGACTCATCATCACTCACTCGTTCATTCAAAACTGCATTTACGATTTTGCTTACATTGTTATTTTCCCATCACAATGAacccccccttttttttgaatgacaagaaaatcaatattacaGCTATCTATTTCCCATCGCTCATTTGACATCTCCCAAGACATCAAGCcatcaatcaagaaaaagTCAAACACAAATGCAAATTCAAATGccaaagcaaaagcaaaagcaaaagcaaaagaaaaaggtatatcataatatctcatatcatatcaagcTATTCCAAGCTACataggtatctatctaggtatctattTATTCCCCCCATCTatcttatcatcatcatcataattaCCATCTCCAAAAAATGCCACGCTCCGCTAATGCACGTACACCCACAAACACTCGCACGCTCACTTCCTACTTCTCCCATCCTAATATTGAGCCTCTTCAGATCCAGCCATCCAGTAGCAAATCCATACACATCCATAGCCATTAAAAGAGTACTCCCATCTATATACTACAAGATTCCACTTTCTTACACAAATCTCCCTCTTATCATTATTTGAGTAAATGATCCCGCTACCCTCCATTCCTTATATTTTCCGTTCCCTCccgattcattcattcccattcccttaATCCCCCCGGAAACCGAAATCCAAGTTGCtgagattgaaaattcaaatgcCGTGATAACATACCGCTATGTAAACGTTGCCAACAAGGATCGCTAACAGTGCTTCATTTCAACCACTTCGTCATTCCATTATCTCCCAACCTCAACCCTGTCTCTCTCACTCAGTCCACCACTCATCAATGCATCATCGCCAAAAACAGGTCGCTTATTAGAACCAGGTGGAGCCTGTTCTAACATTCTTGGCCTGTCATCTTCATAAGATTCAGAAGTATCCGATTCGCTGTAGTGGTGACGACTTCTGCCATATTCTTCTCGTTTACGATTACGTCTTTCGCGGGCTTCACGTTTTGCGCGGCGACGTTCACGAGctgcctcttcttctctttcctctctagCGGCTGTAGGATCGGTTAGCTATTCGATCATTCTATCCATGGGTCAAGTGAAACATACCTCGAATTTGTTGAGTGGCAGTGGCGTAAGCTTGAATTTCTTCGCGACTCAACACTCTAAGCACAATTACGAAGTCATCCCGAGCTTCAAATCGTTCTTTTCCAACCTCTAGAGCGGCGGGGTTTACCAATTTTCTGGCAATCTTGGTCCAACGCGCATCTGCAGGGACACCATCCTTTTTGGCATCTTTCAAAGGTGCAACACCTTCACGAATTGGAGAAGGATCCTCTGGAAACTTCTCACGTGGTTGACGTAGAATGCCTTTGATGACAGGCTTCTCAGGCTTCTCTTCAACCTTTTCTCTTGGCGGTGAAACCACTCGTGCTTGTTTGGTTTCACCCGTGGTAGGCGCTGATTCTTCACGACGACCTCGCTCTTCACGGTTGAGTTCGGCTCTCAATTCGGCAACCTCACTCATATCTTTGGTGATAGACTTTCTACCAATTGGCTTGTTGGATGGTGCTAGTGTAGATTCTTGAGCAGATTGTTTAGGTGCTAATACTGGCACAGGCTCTTTGTCGGCAGGTGCATCTTGATCAGCAAGGGCAGCTTTCAACGCCTTCAAATCCATGGTATCTCTTGGATTGAATGGTGCAGCCGCAGCTCCAGAGATACGTCTGGGTCTGCGATGTCGGTTTGTTGCTTCATCTGACGTGTCTGAATTATTATCATTGGTAGCGCCAGTTGTTGCTGCGTCGCTACGAGGACGGTCATCCGGTGAGGATAATCTTTCCTTGGGATTTCGACCACTCAAGTCAACAAAATCATTGTCTGGAGAACGTCTGTCTTTGTCATCTCTAGCAACATCACGTGGAGCGGGTGGCATTTCTTCTCggcttctttccttcctcgcTTCAGGCatatcatcctcttctcGGCGGCGAGGAGGTAATGGTGGTGTGACTTCGCCTCTGTCTCTGTGATGTCTCTCCTTAGG is from Botrytis cinerea B05.10 chromosome 8, complete sequence and encodes:
- the Bctae2 gene encoding Bctae2, whose amino-acid sequence is MKQRFSSIDVKVIAHELSNALVTLRVSNVYDLSSKIFLIKFAKPDNKQQILIDSGFRCHLTDFSRATAAAPSVFVQRLRKFLKTRRVTQVSQVGTDRIIEFQFSDGQYRLYLEFYAGGNIILTDKELNILTLLRVVDPGEAQEELRVGLKYSLDNRQNYGGIPDLTKERLQEALQKGVDKGEDDSGKKKKKPGDALRKALAVSITEFPPMLVDHAMRITNFNSSLKPAEVLQSEDLLEHLMKSLQEAQRVVQEITSSETAKGYIVAKKKDPQTPSDENETDIRKGLLYDDFHPFKPKQFQDDPSLVFLEFEGFNKTVDEFFSSIEGQKLESKLEEREKQAQKKIQAARNEQAKRLGGLQEIQALNERKASALQANVERVQEATDAVNGLIAQGMDWFEIGRLIEREQKFNNPVASMIKLPLKLEENTVTILLDEEAFDEEEDSTYETDSDVSESEDEDDTAKTNKKKEKVADTRIPIDIDLALSPWANARNYFDQKRSAASKEDKTLQSSSKALKSTEAKIAQDLKKGLKQEKAILRPVRKQMWFEKFIWFISSDGYLVLAGKDAQQSEILYKRYLKKGDVYLHADIRGAASVIVRNNPKTPDAPIPPQTLSQAGTLVVVTSSAWDSKAGMSAWWVTADQVSKSAPTGEFLPAGSFNTHGKKNFLPPAQLLLGFGVLFQISDESKARHNKHRLQDDSPSSGTTADAPSAGDSLLDDIGSGDELNQSDEDEPAPAKEAEADHQDVDDSDDEDADSKPNPLQSEVEQPDEVATQEKLETLQTDDKKPQPSKSESQVDESDEDSAEESQSKSISTGKKATPVQNPPKKGPAPAKRGKKGKAKKIAQKYKDQDEEDRIAAQEIIGAAAGQEKAEAEAKAKAAREAELAFQKERRRAQHQRTQKETAEHEEMRKLMLEDGIDTHEDNEIETMTSLDSFVGLPLPGDEILEAIPVCAPWAAMGKYKYKAKIQPGAQKKGKAVREILGKWMAASTAKGVLDESSMDVERIWPREMDLIKGWKPEETTNVVPVGKVRVMMGGGSAAAKAKGDKGKSSGGRGGRGSKKK